One region of Cydia fagiglandana chromosome 15, ilCydFagi1.1, whole genome shotgun sequence genomic DNA includes:
- the LOC134671484 gene encoding uncharacterized protein LOC134671484: MQGETLTVASTPDCITVLRDERNDPLWRETQVGCKVLLLLQEIHKFNITYTEGYHHDEKGLYVDDVDIFAKPWSLWSPIMVNCTPIAPVMDWKFGYILRRPIPNIQHFYSLAFSTPTWNVIAAMILLVSVLFYILNRAEQKLLGENLKCYFWRELLTAFGIICQHYISISPMELTSRRIAFISFSLFSYIIYCYYTSTLLSDLVHDRDNEMDLESLGESDYEHAVLDTVADTIKVVVEQLHNNNKLSSQRLSLMQNKLTNHRLVNISTGLAEVKSSKTALLSDYVSIHSAVIQSFTDSEVCDLIKVDMFSNVLKYLVTSKNFKYIEEFKMSTLRAREAGVLHRLLSPHTAQHFETSECVSAHFQAHFGLVRKPFIILVLGYVLCGFILLAERVHYNRYKVWPYVN; this comes from the exons ATGCAGGGGGAAACATTGACCGTGGCGTCCACACCGGACTGCATAACGGTACTCCGAGACGAACGCAACGACCCCCTGTGGCGGGAGACGCAAGTCGGCTGCAAGGTTCTTCTGCTGCTACAGGAGATTCACAAGTTCAA TATTACCTATACCGAAGGCTATCACCACGATGAAAAGGGCTTGTATGTCGATGACGTGGACATCTTTGCCAAGCCTTGGTCCCTTTGGTCTCCCATCATGGTTAACTGCACACCAATTGCGCCTGTAATGGATTGGAA GTTCGGATACATCCTTCGTCGCCCTATCCCCAACATTCAGCACTTCTACAGCCTCGCATTCTCGACACCGACGTGGAACGTTATAGCCGCCATGATTCTGCTGGTTTCCGTGCTGTTTTACATCCTCAACCGAGCCGAACAGAAGCTGTTAGGGGAAAACCTCAAGTGCTACTTTTGGAGGGAGCTGCTGACTGCGTTTGGAATCATCTGTCAGCATT ACATTTCAATAAGCCCAATGGAATTAACATCGCGTCGCATCGCGTTTATCAGCTTCTCCTTGTTCTCCTACATAATATATTGTTACTATACATCTACCCTGCTCTCCGACTTAGTGCATGACAGAGACAACGAGATGGACTTGGAGAGTTTAGGCGAGAGCGATTATGAACATGCCGTTTTGGATACCGTGGCTGATACAATCAAG gtTGTTGTAGAGCAGctccataataataataaa TTGTCTTCCCAACGCCTGAGCTTAATGCAGAATAAGTTGACCAACCATCGTTTGGTAAATATAAGCACGGGTCTCGCCGAGGTAAAGTCGAGCAAAACAGCTCTCCTGTCCGACTATGTCTCTATACATTCCGCTGTGATACAGT cgtTCACCGACTCCGAAGTATGTGATCTTATTAAAGTTGATATGTTTTCGAACGTTCTCAAATACCTTGTTACATCCAAAAATTTCAAATACATCGAGGAATTCAAAATGAG CACACTGCGGGCCCGAGAAGCCGGTGTGCTTCACCGGTTACTCTCTCCGCACACGGCCCAACATTTTGAAACTAGTGAATGCGTCAGTGCGCACTTCCAAGCGCACTTCGGCCTCGTCAGAAAACCGTTCATCATACTGGTGTTAGGATATGTGCTGTGCGGCTTCATATTGTTGGCTGAAAGAGTGCATTATAATAGGTATAAGGTTTGGCCGTATGTGAACTAG